The sequence below is a genomic window from bacterium.
CGACAAAGGAAAACAGAAAAATTTCTTTAAAGAGAACTGCCGCAATTATCGGACGAGACGGGAATGCCGAAATTCAGCTGGACCATCCTTCCGTGTCCAGAGAACACGCACAGGTAAAATTTATAGAGGGAAAGAATCACTTCAGCATCGAGGATCTCGGCAGTGCCAACGGTACCTACGTTGATGGTGTTCGGGTCGTTGAAAACTATACCCTTTATCCGGACCAGCAGCTGGAGGTGGGGCCCTTCAGGTTCAGCCTTTGTCTCATGCCGGATGATAGTGGGCAAAACGGGCAAAAAGATAAGATAGAACTTAACGAGACAGCCAGAGAAGAGTTTGTCATTCAGGAAGCGGTTCGAACTCTGCCTGGCATGATGTCCCCGACAAAACGTACCGACAAGGAGAGTGACAGCGCCTTCGCCGAAAAAGCCGAGAAGGCTTTGTATAAGAGGATCATGGAACTCCTGCCGGAAGACACCAAAGCCACCCGTGCAGAGCGTCTTACGAAAATAGCCCTTACTCTCTCCCTCGGACTGGGCCCCCTTGAGGAATGGCTCAGCGATCCCGGCATCTCGGAGATCATGATCAATGGTACTGAATCGATCTACATTGAAAAGAACGGCGTAATGAGCAACCTGCCTTCACCTTTTCAGGATGAAGTTTCCATTATGAGGATCGTTGACCGAATACTCTCTCCCCTGGGTAGACGTGTCGATGAGAAAAGCCCTTATGTAGATGGACGTCTGCCTGACGGGTCCAGGATCAATGTGATCATACCGCCCGTATCCCTCACAGGACCGGTGCTTACGATAAGAAAATTCGCGGAAGAGCGCCTTAACATCTCCCGACTGGTTGACATGAAAAGTCTGAGCAAGGAAGCAGCCGATTTCCTGGAAAAAGCTGTGGTAAGCAAAAGGAACATCCTCATTTCCGGAGGCACAGGGACAGGTAAAACAACCCTTTTAAACTCCCTGGCCTATTTTATCCCTTCCTGGGAGAGGGTGGTCACAATAGAAGACGCGGCCGAGCTGGATCTCGAACAGGAACATATCGTACGCCTGGAAACACGGCCTCCAAACATTGAAGGTGAAAGTGAGGTTACAACCCGTGACCTCGTCCGGAACTCCCTGCGCATGAGACCGGATCGCATTATCGTTGGAGAGTGCCGGGGAGCTGAAGCTCTCGACATGCTCCAGGCAATGAACACAGGTCATGAGGGGTCCATGACCACATGTCATGCCAACTCCCCCAGGGACGCCCTCAAAAGACTTGAGATGATGGCTTTAATGTCCGGCATCGAACTGCCTCTCCGGGTCGTACGGGAACAGATCGCTTCAGCAATAAATATAGTCATTCAAATCTCCCGCATGGCCGGTGGCAGGCGAGGTGTCACAAGTATCCTGGAAGTAGACGGCATTGAGGGGGACCAGATCCTCACTCAGCCTATTTTCGAGTACCGGAACCAAAAATCTACATTGGAAAATACAGGGATCCGGGCATCGTTTCTGGCGGATACGGACATTATGGATGTCCCCAGACAACCGCACATGGGAGTCAATTGAATGTTCGCTATGGATCTTTTCCTCACTCTGATTTCAGGGACCAGCGTCGCCCTGCCGCTGGGCTACATCGGGTTTTCGCTAGGCAAAGGGAAGAAGGGCAGAAAACCGGGATCGAAGGTGATCAGAAGATTGGAAACACAGCTGCCTGCTTTTCTGGATTCCATCTCCTCAAACCTTACAGTGGGAAATAGCCTTCAGCAATCCATTGAGACGGCCATTAAAAAAGATCAGACACCTCTGGCAGCATATTTTAAAACAATAATTCTCAGGGTGAGATCAGGAATGACACTGGACGCTTCCCTCGAACAGCAGGCCCGGGAGCTCTCCGGCGGTTCCCTCTCTCTGGCCCTTCTCTCCATGGCTTCCTCTTACCGGTCCGGAAGCAACATGATCGAGTCCCTCTCCATGCTCGCCACCCTTTGCAGAGAACGCGAGAGCCTTCGTAAAAAGATCCTGGCCCGAACCGCTCAGAGCAGGACACAGGGCTATGTACTCATATTTGTGCCGGTTCTTTTCATGCTGCTCCTTTACGTCGTAAGCCCCCACAACATGATCCCTGTCCTTGGCACAAACCTCGGAAGGGCACTTCTTGGAACTGCGGCCGCACTGCAATGCATGGGCGGAATCGTCATCCGGACAATGCTCAAACAGGAGATCCTCTAATGGAGAGAATTCTATGGACATTAATAACAGTTGGGGTGGGAATCTTTATGGTCGGCCTGTCTCAAATATTTCTCAACCCGTTTTTCAATAACCCTTCCGCATCACTGGACAACACCCTGCCTGGGAACACTAAAAGGATCGGCGTCTCTTTCGCCGGGATATTGATAACCGGGATACTGGTACTGGCTGCAACCTCATCCCTGGAAGCTGCCCTCATTGTTGCAGCCATCCCTCCGTTTCTATGGGCTCTATTATTCACCTTGCGTTCCAAACAACGGAAAAGGCGGCGAGCTTTCATCACGAAAGAGTTGCCTCTTCTTCTGGACTACCTGGTTCTTCAGGTGGAGTCCGGCCATTCCATCCAGCAGGCTCTCAGATCAGCCTCTGCACTGTTTTTTAGCGGGGGCCCTCTCCACACCGGACTTTATAAATTGGATGAATCCATGCAAATCGGCTGTTCCATCGGGCAGGCGTTGGAAAAGTTCAGGCAATGGCTGGACACTTCTGAAGCAGATGTACCAATAATGGCCATTTCTCAGGCACTCGAGCACGGAACTCCCCTGGGGAAGATCCTCCGGGAGCAGTCAAAAAGGATGAGGGAATATCTGATCCTGGATGGTGAACAGTTCGCCAATACCGTTTCCGTAAAGATCCTGATCCCCCTGCTTTTCTTTATTTTCCCGGCATCTTTCCTGGTTATCTTCAGCCCCGTGATCGTATCTCTGTCTGTGAGGCTGCCATGAACCGCCTGATCAATACTGTGACGGGGGACATCCTGGTTGAGAAACTCCTGGTCAGGGCAACCTTTTCAGGACGGTTTAGAGGGCTATTATTTCACCGGAAACTGGAAGCAGGGGCAGCGATGCTGCTTGTTGCTACAAAGAGGGTGCACACCCATGGGATGCTCTTTCCCCTGGACCTTTATTTCTTTAACGGCTCCCTGCGTCTCCTCGATTCCCGACACCGTGTCATGCCCTGGAAGCTGCCCGAATCCCCCCAGGGGACGCAGCACATTCTCGAGATTCCCTGCGACACCACTACCGAACCGCTTCGGCTGGCCATTGGTGAACAGGTGTCGATCCTCTGGAGGATAAGATCATGATTCCCTCACTGGTACTTATACGGTCAGACAAAAAGCGTTTTGCCACTCTGACGCAAAAGAAAAACATCCAAATCGGTACTCATAATGATTCCGATGTTGTCATAAACCACCCTCACCTTCATAAACACCCCCAGCTTCTCGGACCCGGCCAGGCTCCAGGGAAACCCACGCCAGGGGAACCTGGCAAAAGCAAGGCAAAAACCTCTTTTTTTCTTCCCGTTTATACCTTCAGTATTGATGGGCTGAATATACGCATGATCCGTTTGAAAGTACTTTTCAC
It includes:
- a CDS encoding type II secretion system F family protein → MERILWTLITVGVGIFMVGLSQIFLNPFFNNPSASLDNTLPGNTKRIGVSFAGILITGILVLAATSSLEAALIVAAIPPFLWALLFTLRSKQRKRRRAFITKELPLLLDYLVLQVESGHSIQQALRSASALFFSGGPLHTGLYKLDESMQIGCSIGQALEKFRQWLDTSEADVPIMAISQALEHGTPLGKILREQSKRMREYLILDGEQFANTVSVKILIPLLFFIFPASFLVIFSPVIVSLSVRLP
- a CDS encoding DUF192 domain-containing protein; the protein is MNRLINTVTGDILVEKLLVRATFSGRFRGLLFHRKLEAGAAMLLVATKRVHTHGMLFPLDLYFFNGSLRLLDSRHRVMPWKLPESPQGTQHILEIPCDTTTEPLRLAIGEQVSILWRIRS
- a CDS encoding type II secretion system F family protein, whose protein sequence is MFAMDLFLTLISGTSVALPLGYIGFSLGKGKKGRKPGSKVIRRLETQLPAFLDSISSNLTVGNSLQQSIETAIKKDQTPLAAYFKTIILRVRSGMTLDASLEQQARELSGGSLSLALLSMASSYRSGSNMIESLSMLATLCRERESLRKKILARTAQSRTQGYVLIFVPVLFMLLLYVVSPHNMIPVLGTNLGRALLGTAAALQCMGGIVIRTMLKQEIL
- a CDS encoding ATPase, T2SS/T4P/T4SS family translates to MILVASFLSPTKENRKISLKRTAAIIGRDGNAEIQLDHPSVSREHAQVKFIEGKNHFSIEDLGSANGTYVDGVRVVENYTLYPDQQLEVGPFRFSLCLMPDDSGQNGQKDKIELNETAREEFVIQEAVRTLPGMMSPTKRTDKESDSAFAEKAEKALYKRIMELLPEDTKATRAERLTKIALTLSLGLGPLEEWLSDPGISEIMINGTESIYIEKNGVMSNLPSPFQDEVSIMRIVDRILSPLGRRVDEKSPYVDGRLPDGSRINVIIPPVSLTGPVLTIRKFAEERLNISRLVDMKSLSKEAADFLEKAVVSKRNILISGGTGTGKTTLLNSLAYFIPSWERVVTIEDAAELDLEQEHIVRLETRPPNIEGESEVTTRDLVRNSLRMRPDRIIVGECRGAEALDMLQAMNTGHEGSMTTCHANSPRDALKRLEMMALMSGIELPLRVVREQIASAINIVIQISRMAGGRRGVTSILEVDGIEGDQILTQPIFEYRNQKSTLENTGIRASFLADTDIMDVPRQPHMGVN